The Lineus longissimus chromosome 2, tnLinLong1.2, whole genome shotgun sequence genome window below encodes:
- the LOC135482923 gene encoding centromere protein J-like isoform X4, whose product MSGQPSTKENLLIPGAAAWTSRSGVVLGFDSLSMLTATRKPRGRVSPLSEHNRSDLEKRSPVNSPLKSNYPPLPSNFRRGLYPESPLRNQDYSCSESPSKKLSELHLPKRDFVKAVNFDNLARTALSEEDDIHGDTPEKDCYRQRQQRVGPAGDSNDEGTGNGHLSKLDTSADMTDQQKAKEQTKLLDKFKQMRQLQLQQQDKLIQQQQEQLDALRMEQQRVQQMLAKQRDWKGGRNSHEASPASSPYTSPSQVPLKTTMPTHQVYEESDQSEEEDCGGESYEYGSDKENIPMERVLHDEYQDDASSIISEEEDDGSVTVEGVVPFTDTASACSEMDEEPKQLYSSYEVETMVQVYSKKQKKSFKKAAPVGEFTDEEEEYMRNALLRDNRVETPSPRPYIEDSPSPPHASGAIDDKPVVGAGKSFEQLLAEQLQLEERKEQLGIGYTPSPKGPRKKTFLRRGEGIARFTGPPPKPVQPKKTFRKPVASTSSASIATSVSTSTSAVTANKKEAIKAPLKTLLLKPLQKPSQKKSLPAQPAKVKPGAGNASIDVSFQQRVQHMENNEKDELDELEEFELLEKVADNFSFTSSDSSLAGKAKTLEAANKTSRYEELMKRLAMESSSDYSSESSDSEDDENEDENLEKTLIEEKDTSYISSEVSTPRKMQRKIASRDAGMAVMERDVLPSDFKEPADREHSESEEAEEDDDDSQNTLIKHDEIGYRLSQHGDSPKKQTESLDFDDEDSWGDFGPTPHKRAEVKETRPVVKTSPVSRDKADHVQVEKVRATEEDGVSASPPPVSNLMTKLFPTLKPPKPKPSIEEQQNQAKLQAARQPEVAEGAVSKALRDKLLEIEREIERFRTENAAVAKIKVEREEGLNKLKREMEEFEKQKEEELRNLQEFKEQELKKLKKEKKLFEKYRKEAQAIPDKKQRDEIEQLNHELCDLREDLKKREQRWTSGTNRMRNRIEQLEKENAELKEEIRMLEKRRLDSWQKEQNAKNEQRSQLPVRKAIVQQVLPSTKNPSKLPKANQESNDRDRQLSNRNDPLRLSVQSEDDDDLSVGDDAQLNSTVIERVKSPFEDTPRGLVAMTTQSEVDKSFMGPAGQKSARKNQALITAITKIDKGDLEYEESRHKDGKIDRIYTNGAREIMYANGTRREISGDGKTIIVSFFNGDMKQIMPDHRVIYFYADAGTTHTTYPDGLEILQFPNLQIEKHYPDGTREITFPDQIIKYLFPNGSEESIFPDGTVIRVDKNGDRTVEFANGQREIHTQQFKKREYPDGTTKTVYPDGRQETRYSTGRVRVKDKHGIILVDQMSV is encoded by the exons ATGAGTGGGCAACCCTCAACCAAGGAGAATCTCCTCATCCCAGGAGCTGCCGCATGGACGTCAAGGTCGGGGGTGGTTCTGGGTTTTGACAGTCTGTCAATGTTGACTGCAACCCGGAAGCCAAGGGGGCGTGTTTCGCCTCTATCAGAACACAATCGCTCCGATCTGGAAAAACGTTCCCCAGTAAATTCACCACTGAAGAGCAACTACCCCCCTTTGCCCTCAAACTTTAGAAGAGGCCTGTATCCTGAATCCCCTTTGAGGAATCAGGACTATTCATGTTCTGAATCCCCATCAAAGAAGCTCTCAGAATTGCATCTTCCAAAGAGAGACTTTGTTAAAGCTGTTAATTTTGATAACCTTGCACGGACTGCACTGAGTGAGGAAGACGATATCCATGGAGATACACCAGAGAAGGACTGCTATCGACAAAGGCAGCAAAGAGTTGGCCCAGCTGGTGATAGTAATGATGAAGGAACTGGAAATGGTCATTTGTCAAAATTAG ACACCTCTGCTGATATGACTGATCAACAAAAAGCCAAAGAACAGACCAAACTACTGGATAAATTCAAACAAATGCGACAGCTTCAGTTACAGCAGCAGGATAAACTCATCCAACAACAACAGGAGCAGCTCGATGCGCTGAGGATGGAACAGCAGAGAGTTCAGCAAATGCTGGCTAAGCAGAGGGATTGGAAAG GAGGCAGAAACTCTCATGAAGCTTCACCTGCAAGTTCCCCATACACCAGTCCTAGCCAAGTTCCACTTAAGACTACCATGCCAACCCATCAAGTTTATGAAGAATCAGATCAATCTGAAGAAGAAGACTGTGGTGGCGAGAGTTACGAGTACGGCAGTGATAAGGAGAATATTCCAATGGAGAGAGTATTGCATGATGAATATCAAGACGATGCTTCGTCCATCATTTCAGAGGAAGAGGATGATGGTAGTGTCACAGTTGAGGGTGTTGTCCCTTTTACAGATACTGCGTCAGCATGTTCAGAAATGGACGAG GAACCAAAGCAGCTGTATTCAAGCTATGAGGTAGAGACAATGGTACAAGTGTATTCTAAAAAGCAGAAGAAGTCTTTCAAGAAAGCAGCTCCTGTTGGCGAATTTACTGATGAGGAAGAAGAATACATGCGTAATGCACTATTGAGAGACAATAGA GTTGAAACCCCTTCCCCTCGGCCATACATAGAAGATTCCCCCTCCCCACCACATGCATCAGGGGCCATCGATGATAAACCTGTTGTTG GTGCTGGTAAATCTTTTGAGCAGCTTTTAGCTGAGCAGCTTCAGTTGGAAGAAAGGAAG GAGCAACTTGGTATTGGTTACACCCCCTCACCAAAAGGACCGAGGAAGAAAACGTTCTTACGTAGAGGTGAAGGAATTGCAAGATTCACTGGCCCGCCACCAAAACCTGTTCAACCAAAAAAGACTTTTAGAAAACCTGTTGCCTCAACCAGCTCAGCATCGATTGCCACAAGTGTTAGTACCAGTACCTCTGCTGTCACTGCCAATAAGAAGGAGGCTATCAAG GCTCCTTTGAAGACCCTTCTGCTCAAGCCCCTACAGAAACCGAGCCAAAAAAAGTCTCTACCTGCCCAACCTGCCAAAGTAAAGCCAGGTGCTGGGAATGCTTCCATTGACGTGTCATTCCAGCAGAGGGTTCAGCAtatggaaaataatgaaaag GATGAGCTAGATGAGCTTGAAGAATTTGAATTGTTAGAAAAAGTTGCCGACAACTTCTCTTTCACGAGCAGTGACTCGTCTTTGGCAGGAAAGGCAAAAACTTTGGAAGCAGCCAATAAG ACATCGCGTTATGAAGAGCTCATGAAGCGTCTAGCGATGGAAAG TAGCAGTGATTATTCATCAGAAAGCTCCGACTCGGAAGATGacgaaaatgaagatgaaaactTGGAAAAGACGCTAATTGAGGAGAAAGACACCTCGTACATTTCATCTGAGGTGTCAACTCCGAGAAAGATGCAGCGTAAAATTGCATCGCGGGATGCTGGGATGGCTGTGATGGAGCGAGATGTCTTGCCGTCCGACTTCAAGGAACCAGCCGATAGGGAACACTCTGAATCGGAGGAGG CAGAAGAAGACGACGATGACTCTCAAAATACGCTCATCAAGCATGACGAGATCGGCTACCGACTAAGTCAGCATGGCGATTCCCCCAAAAAGCAGACAGAAagccttgattttgatgatgaggaCTCCTGGGGAGACTTTGGTCCAACTCCTCATAAGAGAGCTGAGGTGAAGGAAACCAGGCCGGTTGTCAAAACATCTCCTGTTTCCAGAGATAAAG CTGACCATGTTCAGGTTGAAAAGGTGAGGGCGACAGAGGAGGATGGGGTGTCTGCCAGTCCACCACCTGTCTCAAACCTCATGACCAAACTCTTCCCCACGTTAAAACCACCCAAGCCAAAACCATCTATTGAGGAACAG CAAAATCAGGCGAAGCTGCAGGCAGCCAGACAGCCAGAAGTTGCAGAAGGTGCTGTGTCCAAAGCGCTCCGTGATAAGTTGCTCGAGATTGAGCGGGAAATTGAGAGGTTCAGAACGGAAAATGCTGCCGTTGCCAAAATCAAAGTTGAAAGAGAAGAG GGTTTGAATAAGCTGAAGAGAGAAATGGAGGAATTTGAAAAACAGAAAGAGGAGGAGCTCAGGAATCTTCAGGAATTCAAGGAGCAAGAATTAAAGAAACTCAA GAAGGAGAAGAAATTGTTTGAGAAGTATCGAAAAGAAGCGCAGGCAATCCCTGACAAAAAGCAGAGGGATGAGATCGAACAGCTTAACCATGAG CTCTGCGACCTGCGAGAAGATCTGAAGAAACGTGAGCAGCGTTGGACATCCGGGACTAACAGGATGAGGAATCGTATTGAACAGCTGGAGAAAGAGAACGCTGAATTGAAGGAAGAGATACGGATGTTAGAGAAACGTAGATTAGATTCGTGGCAGAAGGAGCAAAATGCAAAG AATGAACAGAGATCACAACTGCCTGTAAGGAAGGCCATTGTGCAGCAGGTACTGCCGAGCACCAAGAATCCCTCGAAGCTCCCAAAAGCCAACCAGGAAAGCAACGACCGGGATCGCCAACTGTCGAACAGAAATGACCCATTACGTCTGAGTGTTCAgagcgaggacgacgatgattTATCCGTTGGTGATGATGCACAGCTCAACAGCACTGTCATTGAGAGGGTTAAGTCTCCATTTGAGGATACACCAAGAGGACtagttgccatgacaacacaGAG TGAGGTTGACAAAAGTTTCATGGGTCCTGCTGGACAAAAATCAGCAAGAAAGAATCAAGCCCTCATTACTGCTATCACGAAAATTGACAAGGGTGATCTGGAGTATGAAGAATCCCGCCACAAAGATGGAAAG ATCGACCGAATCTATACAAATGGTGCTAGGGAAATAATGTATGCCAATGGGACGAGGCGGGAAATCTCTGGCGATGGTAAGACAATCATTGTCAGCTTCTTCAATGGAGACATGAAGCAGATTATGCCTGACCATAGAGTG ATCTATTTCTATGCCGATGCCGGGACGACTCACACAACCTATCCTGATGGATTGGAGATTCTACAATTTCCAAA CCTGCAGATAGAGAAGCACTACCCAGACGGCACACGAGAGATCACATTCCCTGATCAGATCATCAAGTATCTCTTCCCCAATGGGAGTGAGGAGAGCATATTCCCTGATGGCACTGTCATTAGGGTCGACAAGAATGGTGATAGGACGGTGGAGTTTGCTAATGGTCAGCGCGAGATTCACACTCAACAGTTTAAG AAAAGGGAATACCCAGATGGTACCACAAAGACTGTCTACCCTGATGGGCGCCAGGAAACGAGATATTCAACGGGTCGTGTCCGAGTAAAGGACAAGCATGGAATTATTCTGGTTGATCAGATGTCAGTTTAG
- the LOC135482923 gene encoding centromere protein J-like isoform X1, producing the protein MSGQPSTKENLLIPGAAAWTSRSGVVLGFDSLSMLTATRKPRGRVSPLSEHNRSDLEKRSPVNSPLKSNYPPLPSNFRRGLYPESPLRNQDYSCSESPSKKLSELHLPKRDFVKAVNFDNLARTALSEEDDIHGDTPEKDCYRQRQQRVGPAGDSNDEGTGNGHLSKLDTSADMTDQQKAKEQTKLLDKFKQMRQLQLQQQDKLIQQQQEQLDALRMEQQRVQQMLAKQRDWKGGRNSHEASPASSPYTSPSQVPLKTTMPTHQVYEESDQSEEEDCGGESYEYGSDKENIPMERVLHDEYQDDASSIISEEEDDGSVTVEGVVPFTDTASACSEMDEEPKQLYSSYEVETMVQVYSKKQKKSFKKAAPVGEFTDEEEEYMRNALLRDNRVETPSPRPYIEDSPSPPHASGAIDDKPVVGAGKSFEQLLAEQLQLEERKEQLGIGYTPSPKGPRKKTFLRRGEGIARFTGPPPKPVQPKKTFRKPVASTSSASIATSVSTSTSAVTANKKEAIKAPLKTLLLKPLQKPSQKKSLPAQPAKVKPGAGNASIDVSFQQRVQHMENNEKDELDELEEFELLEKVADNFSFTSSDSSLAGKAKTLEAANKTSRYEELMKRLAMESSSDYSSESSDSEDDENEDENLEKTLIEEKDTSYISSEVSTPRKMQRKIASRDAGMAVMERDVLPSDFKEPADREHSESEEAEEDDDDSQNTLIKHDEIGYRLSQHGDSPKKQTESLDFDDEDSWGDFGPTPHKRAEVKETRPVVKTSPVSRDKGRNYFGFVRRRADHVQVEKVRATEEDGVSASPPPVSNLMTKLFPTLKPPKPKPSIEEQQNQAKLQAARQPEVAEGAVSKALRDKLLEIEREIERFRTENAAVAKIKVEREEGLNKLKREMEEFEKQKEEELRNLQEFKEQELKKLKKEKKLFEKYRKEAQAIPDKKQRDEIEQLNHELCDLREDLKKREQRWTSGTNRMRNRIEQLEKENAELKEEIRMLEKRRLDSWQKEQNAKNEQRSQLPVRKAIVQQVLPSTKNPSKLPKANQESNDRDRQLSNRNDPLRLSVQSEDDDDLSVGDDAQLNSTVIERVKSPFEDTPRGLVAMTTQSEVDKSFMGPAGQKSARKNQALITAITKIDKGDLEYEESRHKDGKIDRIYTNGAREIMYANGTRREISGDGKTIIVSFFNGDMKQIMPDHRVIYFYADAGTTHTTYPDGLEILQFPNLQIEKHYPDGTREITFPDQIIKYLFPNGSEESIFPDGTVIRVDKNGDRTVEFANGQREIHTQQFKKREYPDGTTKTVYPDGRQETRYSTGRVRVKDKHGIILVDQMSV; encoded by the exons ATGAGTGGGCAACCCTCAACCAAGGAGAATCTCCTCATCCCAGGAGCTGCCGCATGGACGTCAAGGTCGGGGGTGGTTCTGGGTTTTGACAGTCTGTCAATGTTGACTGCAACCCGGAAGCCAAGGGGGCGTGTTTCGCCTCTATCAGAACACAATCGCTCCGATCTGGAAAAACGTTCCCCAGTAAATTCACCACTGAAGAGCAACTACCCCCCTTTGCCCTCAAACTTTAGAAGAGGCCTGTATCCTGAATCCCCTTTGAGGAATCAGGACTATTCATGTTCTGAATCCCCATCAAAGAAGCTCTCAGAATTGCATCTTCCAAAGAGAGACTTTGTTAAAGCTGTTAATTTTGATAACCTTGCACGGACTGCACTGAGTGAGGAAGACGATATCCATGGAGATACACCAGAGAAGGACTGCTATCGACAAAGGCAGCAAAGAGTTGGCCCAGCTGGTGATAGTAATGATGAAGGAACTGGAAATGGTCATTTGTCAAAATTAG ACACCTCTGCTGATATGACTGATCAACAAAAAGCCAAAGAACAGACCAAACTACTGGATAAATTCAAACAAATGCGACAGCTTCAGTTACAGCAGCAGGATAAACTCATCCAACAACAACAGGAGCAGCTCGATGCGCTGAGGATGGAACAGCAGAGAGTTCAGCAAATGCTGGCTAAGCAGAGGGATTGGAAAG GAGGCAGAAACTCTCATGAAGCTTCACCTGCAAGTTCCCCATACACCAGTCCTAGCCAAGTTCCACTTAAGACTACCATGCCAACCCATCAAGTTTATGAAGAATCAGATCAATCTGAAGAAGAAGACTGTGGTGGCGAGAGTTACGAGTACGGCAGTGATAAGGAGAATATTCCAATGGAGAGAGTATTGCATGATGAATATCAAGACGATGCTTCGTCCATCATTTCAGAGGAAGAGGATGATGGTAGTGTCACAGTTGAGGGTGTTGTCCCTTTTACAGATACTGCGTCAGCATGTTCAGAAATGGACGAG GAACCAAAGCAGCTGTATTCAAGCTATGAGGTAGAGACAATGGTACAAGTGTATTCTAAAAAGCAGAAGAAGTCTTTCAAGAAAGCAGCTCCTGTTGGCGAATTTACTGATGAGGAAGAAGAATACATGCGTAATGCACTATTGAGAGACAATAGA GTTGAAACCCCTTCCCCTCGGCCATACATAGAAGATTCCCCCTCCCCACCACATGCATCAGGGGCCATCGATGATAAACCTGTTGTTG GTGCTGGTAAATCTTTTGAGCAGCTTTTAGCTGAGCAGCTTCAGTTGGAAGAAAGGAAG GAGCAACTTGGTATTGGTTACACCCCCTCACCAAAAGGACCGAGGAAGAAAACGTTCTTACGTAGAGGTGAAGGAATTGCAAGATTCACTGGCCCGCCACCAAAACCTGTTCAACCAAAAAAGACTTTTAGAAAACCTGTTGCCTCAACCAGCTCAGCATCGATTGCCACAAGTGTTAGTACCAGTACCTCTGCTGTCACTGCCAATAAGAAGGAGGCTATCAAG GCTCCTTTGAAGACCCTTCTGCTCAAGCCCCTACAGAAACCGAGCCAAAAAAAGTCTCTACCTGCCCAACCTGCCAAAGTAAAGCCAGGTGCTGGGAATGCTTCCATTGACGTGTCATTCCAGCAGAGGGTTCAGCAtatggaaaataatgaaaag GATGAGCTAGATGAGCTTGAAGAATTTGAATTGTTAGAAAAAGTTGCCGACAACTTCTCTTTCACGAGCAGTGACTCGTCTTTGGCAGGAAAGGCAAAAACTTTGGAAGCAGCCAATAAG ACATCGCGTTATGAAGAGCTCATGAAGCGTCTAGCGATGGAAAG TAGCAGTGATTATTCATCAGAAAGCTCCGACTCGGAAGATGacgaaaatgaagatgaaaactTGGAAAAGACGCTAATTGAGGAGAAAGACACCTCGTACATTTCATCTGAGGTGTCAACTCCGAGAAAGATGCAGCGTAAAATTGCATCGCGGGATGCTGGGATGGCTGTGATGGAGCGAGATGTCTTGCCGTCCGACTTCAAGGAACCAGCCGATAGGGAACACTCTGAATCGGAGGAGG CAGAAGAAGACGACGATGACTCTCAAAATACGCTCATCAAGCATGACGAGATCGGCTACCGACTAAGTCAGCATGGCGATTCCCCCAAAAAGCAGACAGAAagccttgattttgatgatgaggaCTCCTGGGGAGACTTTGGTCCAACTCCTCATAAGAGAGCTGAGGTGAAGGAAACCAGGCCGGTTGTCAAAACATCTCCTGTTTCCAGAGATAAAG GTAGAAACTATTTTGGCTTCGTGAGAAGAAGAG CTGACCATGTTCAGGTTGAAAAGGTGAGGGCGACAGAGGAGGATGGGGTGTCTGCCAGTCCACCACCTGTCTCAAACCTCATGACCAAACTCTTCCCCACGTTAAAACCACCCAAGCCAAAACCATCTATTGAGGAACAG CAAAATCAGGCGAAGCTGCAGGCAGCCAGACAGCCAGAAGTTGCAGAAGGTGCTGTGTCCAAAGCGCTCCGTGATAAGTTGCTCGAGATTGAGCGGGAAATTGAGAGGTTCAGAACGGAAAATGCTGCCGTTGCCAAAATCAAAGTTGAAAGAGAAGAG GGTTTGAATAAGCTGAAGAGAGAAATGGAGGAATTTGAAAAACAGAAAGAGGAGGAGCTCAGGAATCTTCAGGAATTCAAGGAGCAAGAATTAAAGAAACTCAA GAAGGAGAAGAAATTGTTTGAGAAGTATCGAAAAGAAGCGCAGGCAATCCCTGACAAAAAGCAGAGGGATGAGATCGAACAGCTTAACCATGAG CTCTGCGACCTGCGAGAAGATCTGAAGAAACGTGAGCAGCGTTGGACATCCGGGACTAACAGGATGAGGAATCGTATTGAACAGCTGGAGAAAGAGAACGCTGAATTGAAGGAAGAGATACGGATGTTAGAGAAACGTAGATTAGATTCGTGGCAGAAGGAGCAAAATGCAAAG AATGAACAGAGATCACAACTGCCTGTAAGGAAGGCCATTGTGCAGCAGGTACTGCCGAGCACCAAGAATCCCTCGAAGCTCCCAAAAGCCAACCAGGAAAGCAACGACCGGGATCGCCAACTGTCGAACAGAAATGACCCATTACGTCTGAGTGTTCAgagcgaggacgacgatgattTATCCGTTGGTGATGATGCACAGCTCAACAGCACTGTCATTGAGAGGGTTAAGTCTCCATTTGAGGATACACCAAGAGGACtagttgccatgacaacacaGAG TGAGGTTGACAAAAGTTTCATGGGTCCTGCTGGACAAAAATCAGCAAGAAAGAATCAAGCCCTCATTACTGCTATCACGAAAATTGACAAGGGTGATCTGGAGTATGAAGAATCCCGCCACAAAGATGGAAAG ATCGACCGAATCTATACAAATGGTGCTAGGGAAATAATGTATGCCAATGGGACGAGGCGGGAAATCTCTGGCGATGGTAAGACAATCATTGTCAGCTTCTTCAATGGAGACATGAAGCAGATTATGCCTGACCATAGAGTG ATCTATTTCTATGCCGATGCCGGGACGACTCACACAACCTATCCTGATGGATTGGAGATTCTACAATTTCCAAA CCTGCAGATAGAGAAGCACTACCCAGACGGCACACGAGAGATCACATTCCCTGATCAGATCATCAAGTATCTCTTCCCCAATGGGAGTGAGGAGAGCATATTCCCTGATGGCACTGTCATTAGGGTCGACAAGAATGGTGATAGGACGGTGGAGTTTGCTAATGGTCAGCGCGAGATTCACACTCAACAGTTTAAG AAAAGGGAATACCCAGATGGTACCACAAAGACTGTCTACCCTGATGGGCGCCAGGAAACGAGATATTCAACGGGTCGTGTCCGAGTAAAGGACAAGCATGGAATTATTCTGGTTGATCAGATGTCAGTTTAG